From Calothrix sp. PCC 6303, a single genomic window includes:
- a CDS encoding Mur ligase family protein: MGNKINLLDRLRLGLAVSVAKGITFGVRSLNLGAASVLPGAIARKLEPQSLRLLTQQVKKGVILIAGTNGKTTTSLLLCEILQNQGYRIAHNSTGANLENGLVTALTESANAVGGLDVDYAILEVDENIVPKVLAPIQPQAILCLNLFRDQLDRYGEVDSISKRWTKAISANSPNTTVIPNADDPTLSYLGQQLSQKVVFFGLNEPEKYLPEIPHAVDSIYCPHCGHSLDYEGVYLSHLGEFDCPKCGFHRSQPALDSSKWSQVLVGLYNKYNTLAAATVAQELGIPETTIKETIKNFQAAFGRAEELQIDGKKVRILLSKNPVGTNETIRVVTESQDTTTLLVLNDRVQDGEDVSWIWDIDTEPLVQRGGTLIVSGDRVYDLALRLQYSETSLISKATLIVEPELKQAIAIALEKTPVNETLHILPTYTAMLDIRETLTGKKIR, encoded by the coding sequence GTGGGAAATAAGATAAATTTACTAGATAGATTGCGACTTGGTTTAGCAGTATCAGTTGCAAAGGGTATTACATTTGGAGTGCGATCGCTTAATCTTGGTGCAGCTAGTGTACTACCTGGTGCGATCGCTCGCAAGCTAGAACCCCAATCACTACGTCTACTAACACAGCAGGTAAAAAAAGGAGTAATCTTAATTGCCGGGACAAACGGTAAAACTACAACTTCCCTGCTTCTGTGCGAAATCCTTCAAAATCAAGGTTATCGCATTGCCCACAACTCTACAGGTGCAAACCTTGAAAATGGTTTAGTTACAGCTTTAACAGAAAGTGCCAATGCAGTGGGTGGTTTAGACGTAGACTATGCCATTTTAGAAGTAGATGAGAACATCGTCCCCAAAGTTCTTGCACCCATCCAACCCCAAGCAATCCTTTGTTTAAACCTATTTCGGGATCAACTCGATAGATATGGAGAAGTAGATAGCATTAGCAAACGTTGGACTAAAGCAATCTCAGCCAACTCACCCAACACCACAGTCATACCCAACGCCGACGATCCTACATTATCTTATCTCGGTCAGCAGTTATCACAAAAAGTTGTATTTTTCGGATTAAACGAACCAGAAAAATACCTACCAGAAATTCCCCACGCAGTAGACTCAATCTATTGTCCTCATTGCGGACACTCCCTCGACTACGAAGGTGTATATTTATCCCACTTAGGAGAATTCGACTGTCCCAAATGTGGATTTCATCGTAGTCAGCCCGCCCTAGATAGCAGTAAATGGTCACAAGTACTAGTAGGGTTATATAACAAATACAATACCCTAGCAGCAGCAACAGTCGCCCAAGAACTAGGAATTCCCGAAACAACAATTAAAGAAACCATTAAAAACTTCCAAGCAGCATTTGGGCGTGCAGAAGAATTACAAATAGACGGCAAAAAAGTTAGAATCCTCCTCTCCAAAAACCCCGTCGGCACCAACGAAACCATCCGAGTCGTCACAGAAAGTCAGGATACAACCACCTTACTAGTTCTCAACGATCGAGTTCAAGACGGCGAAGACGTTTCTTGGATATGGGACATTGACACAGAACCCCTAGTACAGCGAGGTGGAACCTTAATCGTCAGCGGGGATCGAGTATATGACTTAGCCCTACGCCTACAATACAGCGAAACCAGCCTCATCAGCAAAGCCACCCTAATTGTAGAGCCAGAACTCAAACAAGCGATCGCCATTGCCCTAGAAAAGACACCAGTCAACGAAACCCTACACATCCTACCAACATACACAGCTATGCTAGACATCCGGGAAACCCTAACAGGCAAAAAAATCCGTTAA
- a CDS encoding glycosyltransferase family 2 protein, which produces MPKVSVIIPAHNAIKYLPKSLETVFEQTFKDWEVLIINDGSTDGIEKWASEITDTRVTLIVQSHQGVSIARNHGISLSQGEYIAFLDADDLWEPTKLEKQVKYLDNHLHVGLVYTWTAFVDESAKATGRVSSSNAEGKIWLQLLENELIPCTSTVMIRRDCFDDVGMFESTLTHAEDLELWVRISKKYPVAVIKEVLTQYRQHGNNTTKSRDKMLQGLHKVIEKVFTSVTLESLYLRNRIYGNIFLSWAWLSIDEGNTQLAAKYRQQAFLHNPWIFFHEKCLRLNLAIAMLNLFGSHGYDGIRSLTRYLKRKFLNLNLETEI; this is translated from the coding sequence ATGCCAAAAGTTTCAGTTATTATTCCCGCTCACAATGCAATTAAATATCTACCGAAATCCCTAGAAACCGTTTTTGAACAAACTTTCAAAGATTGGGAAGTACTGATAATTAATGATGGCAGCACAGACGGAATTGAAAAATGGGCAAGTGAAATCACAGATACAAGAGTGACACTAATTGTACAGTCACATCAAGGAGTTTCTATCGCCAGAAATCATGGTATATCCCTCAGTCAAGGGGAATATATTGCGTTTCTGGATGCTGATGACTTGTGGGAACCAACAAAATTAGAAAAACAGGTAAAATATTTAGACAACCATTTGCATGTCGGTTTAGTTTATACATGGACAGCTTTTGTTGATGAATCTGCCAAAGCTACAGGTAGAGTCTCATCATCTAACGCTGAAGGAAAGATTTGGCTACAACTATTGGAAAATGAATTAATTCCTTGCACCAGTACAGTCATGATTCGTCGTGATTGCTTTGATGATGTGGGAATGTTTGAATCCACCCTTACCCATGCAGAAGATTTGGAATTGTGGGTACGGATATCCAAAAAATATCCTGTTGCAGTAATTAAAGAAGTTCTAACCCAGTATCGTCAACATGGCAATAACACCACTAAAAGCCGCGATAAAATGCTGCAAGGGTTACATAAAGTAATTGAGAAAGTATTCACATCAGTTACCCTCGAATCGTTATACTTGCGGAACCGTATCTATGGCAATATATTTTTGAGTTGGGCATGGTTATCTATAGACGAAGGAAATACTCAACTAGCCGCAAAGTATCGTCAACAAGCCTTTTTACACAATCCCTGGATATTTTTTCACGAAAAATGCCTCCGGTTGAATTTAGCGATCGCAATGTTGAATTTATTCGGTTCGCACGGTTATGATGGCATACGATCCCTTACTCGGTACCTGAAGCGTAAATTTTTGAATCTAAACTTAGAAACCGAAATCTAA
- a CDS encoding IS110 family transposase has protein sequence MAKRQKQNKQPLSSKKSQFKSTKEFELINPNAAGIDIGASEHWVSVPASRDCEHVRRFGCFTPDLHESEVGLDPSRFPTVKNFTSWLGLCPGSRISGGKVLSSKTRTVVNRAATALRVAAQSVASSKSAIGAFYRRKKAQLGAPKAITATAHKLARIFYHLWKYGEAYIDPGANFYEQKYKERTINNLKKTAKKFGFDVVEQPTVQEVS, from the coding sequence ATGGCAAAACGACAAAAGCAAAACAAGCAGCCATTAAGTAGCAAAAAATCTCAGTTTAAAAGTACAAAAGAATTTGAACTAATCAACCCAAATGCAGCAGGGATTGATATTGGAGCATCGGAACATTGGGTAAGCGTACCAGCAAGCCGAGATTGTGAACATGTGCGTCGTTTTGGCTGTTTTACACCAGATTTGCATGAGTCTGAAGTTGGACTTGACCCATCACGCTTCCCTACTGTTAAAAACTTTACCTCCTGGCTTGGTTTATGTCCTGGTAGTCGCATTAGTGGTGGTAAGGTTCTTAGTTCTAAGACCCGTACAGTCGTTAATCGTGCTGCTACTGCTTTACGAGTTGCTGCTCAATCTGTTGCTTCCTCCAAATCTGCTATTGGCGCTTTTTATAGGCGCAAAAAAGCCCAACTTGGCGCGCCAAAAGCCATTACTGCCACTGCTCACAAGCTTGCACGCATTTTCTATCATTTATGGAAATATGGAGAGGCTTACATTGACCCTGGTGCTAATTTCTATGAGCAAAAGTACAAAGAACGGACTATAAACAATTTGAAAAAAACAGCCAAAAAATTTGGTTTCGATGTCGTTGAACAGCCTACCGTACAAGAAGTTTCTTAG
- a CDS encoding group 1 glycosyl transferase, which yields MRKPVLTIYSQLNAWNTTIGGIKILFGTFVRYWQKAEYADKLIKLLALFKLKDDRARNLIPATVKCTSACFKCNLASALVHFRQLKGSRLFPRQGLFNRLKSTLLTTKWQREKTLFIHNFLQRQITVKGSKNYILWRYFLAAYSYSLSPARVHNF from the coding sequence ATGCGTAAACCTGTTCTGACAATTTATTCCCAATTAAATGCTTGGAATACCACTATTGGAGGAATTAAGATTCTGTTTGGCACCTTCGTAAGGTATTGGCAGAAAGCAGAGTATGCAGATAAGCTGATCAAGCTTTTAGCATTATTCAAACTAAAAGATGATCGTGCCAGGAATTTAATTCCCGCAACAGTTAAATGTACATCTGCTTGCTTCAAGTGTAATTTAGCATCAGCCTTGGTGCATTTTCGCCAACTAAAAGGAAGTCGTCTATTTCCACGGCAGGGTCTATTTAACCGATTAAAATCAACATTGTTAACTACAAAATGGCAGAGGGAAAAGACATTATTTATACATAATTTTCTTCAACGGCAGATAACAGTTAAAGGCTCTAAAAATTACATACTTTGGCGATATTTTCTGGCTGCATACTCATACTCACTGTCTCCCGCACGGGTGCATAATTTTTGA
- a CDS encoding Uma2 family endonuclease — MLANSTTYQISWEKLPEDFVLDDEPVDNINQPPLAAALTESLELAGKLPANALTTTNYGICATLNQKIVIKAPDWGYVPSIRVPRDDVIRSYTPQLQGDIPTIVMEFISDTEGTEYSSKPTYPPGKWFFYEQILKVPNYAIFEPSNGTFEVYKLDDLGYYKLQTHDTNNRYWISQMNLFLGVWEGIRENRHGFWLRWWDEKGELLLWGSEAATQERQRAEAERQRTERLAQQLRAAGIQPEV; from the coding sequence ATGTTAGCCAATTCAACCACATATCAAATCAGCTGGGAAAAGTTACCAGAGGATTTTGTTTTAGATGATGAACCTGTGGATAATATTAATCAACCTCCCCTTGCAGCTGCCTTAACTGAAAGTCTGGAACTTGCCGGGAAATTACCAGCTAATGCCTTAACCACAACAAATTACGGCATTTGTGCCACTTTAAATCAAAAAATTGTCATCAAAGCACCTGATTGGGGGTATGTACCATCAATTCGGGTTCCACGAGATGATGTGATTCGCAGCTATACCCCACAACTACAAGGGGATATTCCTACTATTGTCATGGAATTTATCTCTGATACCGAAGGTACAGAATATTCCAGCAAACCAACTTATCCACCAGGAAAATGGTTTTTCTACGAACAGATTCTCAAGGTTCCCAACTATGCAATTTTTGAACCCAGTAATGGAACATTTGAAGTTTATAAACTAGATGATTTAGGTTACTATAAACTACAAACCCACGATACAAATAACCGTTATTGGATTTCCCAGATGAACCTATTTTTAGGTGTGTGGGAAGGAATACGGGAAAATCGTCATGGTTTTTGGTTGCGGTGGTGGGATGAAAAGGGAGAATTATTACTTTGGGGTTCAGAAGCAGCAACACAAGAACGTCAACGTGCTGAAGCTGAAAGACAACGTACTGAAAGACTAGCACAACAATTAAGGGCTGCTGGTATCCAACCTGAAGTATGA
- a CDS encoding thylakoid membrane photosystem I accumulation factor — MRKLFLIDRERLYFLRNSFLGWRRLISKFLLLTAVAVLVLGQPAFAGINDDLYDGNIFVIYAGNGSLVPPRQTLAATLAEKKPAILLFYVDDSSDCKQYAIVGSQIQAFYGRVTEIIPVDVDTIPVKSKYEPDEPGYYYSGGVPQVVVFDQQGKVVLNKKGQVPYEEIDDRLREVFDLLPRTESVDLKRRSFNEFSSELAK; from the coding sequence GTGAGAAAGTTATTTTTAATCGATAGGGAAAGGTTGTATTTTTTACGCAATTCATTTTTAGGCTGGCGCAGGTTGATCTCTAAATTCCTTTTGCTCACTGCTGTTGCAGTTTTAGTTTTGGGACAGCCCGCATTTGCAGGTATTAATGATGACCTTTATGATGGCAACATTTTTGTAATTTACGCAGGAAATGGTTCATTAGTTCCTCCGCGTCAAACTTTAGCAGCTACACTTGCCGAAAAGAAGCCGGCAATTTTGTTGTTTTATGTCGATGACAGTAGCGATTGTAAACAATATGCCATCGTTGGTTCCCAAATTCAAGCTTTTTATGGACGAGTAACTGAAATTATTCCTGTAGATGTGGATACCATCCCTGTTAAAAGTAAATATGAACCTGATGAACCAGGTTATTACTATTCCGGAGGTGTCCCCCAAGTCGTAGTATTTGATCAACAGGGTAAGGTTGTTCTCAATAAAAAAGGTCAAGTACCCTATGAGGAAATTGATGATCGATTGAGGGAAGTGTTTGATTTATTACCAAGAACAGAATCTGTTGACTTGAAGCGACGCTCATTTAATGAGTTCAGTAGTGAGTTAGCTAAATAA
- a CDS encoding type 1 glutamine amidotransferase: protein MNNQQYELIIGWLYPKLMSTYGDRGNVTTIQRRSQWREFDVKIIPLDQAATAEDIKSVDIIVGGGAQDRQQEIVMRDLQGAKADAMREKLDHGTPGVFTCGSPQLLGHYYEPGAGQRIDGLGILDLVSIHPGENTKRCIGNLVIEVTATKLARELKEMTGTTPYLVGFENHGGRTKLGKVEALGKVVYGLGNNGEDGTEGAFYQNAIATYSHGPLLPKNPFVADWLIQTALRQKYQQPIHLSPIEDKLAIQAREAMFKRLKVETINSR from the coding sequence ATGAACAATCAACAATATGAATTAATAATTGGTTGGCTATATCCGAAATTAATGAGTACCTACGGTGATCGAGGAAATGTCACCACCATCCAACGCCGTAGCCAATGGCGAGAATTTGATGTTAAAATTATACCCCTAGATCAAGCAGCAACCGCCGAAGATATCAAATCTGTAGATATTATCGTTGGTGGTGGTGCCCAAGATCGGCAGCAAGAAATCGTCATGCGAGATTTGCAAGGAGCCAAAGCAGATGCCATGCGTGAGAAACTAGATCACGGCACACCAGGCGTTTTTACCTGTGGTTCACCCCAACTACTGGGACATTACTACGAACCTGGTGCAGGGCAACGCATTGATGGTTTAGGTATTTTAGATTTAGTCTCCATACATCCCGGTGAAAACACTAAGCGCTGCATCGGCAACTTAGTAATAGAAGTTACAGCCACGAAATTAGCGCGAGAACTCAAGGAAATGACAGGGACAACACCCTACTTAGTTGGGTTTGAAAACCATGGGGGACGCACCAAACTAGGGAAAGTCGAAGCCCTAGGAAAAGTAGTGTATGGCTTGGGAAATAATGGAGAAGACGGTACAGAAGGAGCATTCTATCAGAACGCGATCGCTACTTACTCCCATGGACCATTATTACCAAAAAACCCCTTTGTCGCCGATTGGTTAATTCAAACAGCATTACGGCAAAAATATCAGCAACCCATCCACCTATCACCCATAGAAGATAAACTAGCCATCCAAGCAAGGGAAGCCATGTTTAAACGGTTGAAGGTGGAAACGATAAATTCCAGGTAA
- a CDS encoding O-antigen ligase family protein, with protein MSQKSPLLAILIGLGIVAIGAGFGFLIGAEPIYFGLLAISVVAIGLFFTNFEYSAIALLILRSSLSNFTELQLASIYAIAFDVLTLSYITIRLVARRKVQVDSFWWLFAAWVALQSLWLLLMPLGGLGFDAAYLSEGIREWIRRFTFLMVYLLVMQLKDRLHPHKVISLLFLSLVVPIITGLMQLPSGERVYATLGHPNALATYLALMMGLIWWRQSFSHNRLPWLSLLGLLTIIYVSTRSVGAIFNIGALILILNATKLNFFKIITAIILFLGIIALFASTEAGQARFAELLQTPLLNPDLDVSRTIILASGDGNSFNWRVAHWYYLLQSWTQYPILGYGMGTGQFLSPLQTEHGGFTPHNDYIRFLVEQGVVGLGLFLAFIAAQFVYLVKRLQCSLPGSSQHLLNLVLLSFLLANLVNMLSNNVMDIGDFWFYWWAVFAVAGWESEKFN; from the coding sequence ATGTCTCAAAAATCACCGCTATTAGCTATTTTAATCGGCTTAGGAATAGTTGCGATTGGTGCTGGATTTGGCTTCCTTATAGGTGCCGAACCGATATACTTTGGTTTACTGGCGATTTCAGTGGTGGCAATTGGGCTATTTTTCACCAACTTTGAATATAGCGCGATCGCACTTCTGATTTTACGCAGTTCCCTATCCAATTTTACCGAACTGCAACTCGCGTCAATTTATGCGATCGCATTCGATGTTCTCACCCTAAGTTATATTACCATCCGGCTAGTTGCTAGACGCAAAGTCCAAGTCGATAGTTTTTGGTGGTTATTTGCCGCCTGGGTAGCATTACAATCACTATGGCTGTTACTCATGCCTTTAGGGGGACTCGGATTTGATGCAGCGTACCTATCAGAGGGGATACGGGAGTGGATTCGCCGCTTCACGTTCCTAATGGTGTATCTATTAGTTATGCAGCTTAAAGATCGTTTGCATCCTCACAAAGTAATTTCACTGCTTTTTCTCTCCTTGGTAGTACCAATAATTACCGGATTGATGCAGCTACCATCCGGCGAGCGGGTTTATGCTACCCTAGGTCATCCCAATGCCTTAGCCACATACCTAGCCTTGATGATGGGATTAATTTGGTGGCGGCAAAGCTTCTCACACAACAGGTTACCATGGTTATCTTTACTGGGATTGCTCACAATTATCTATGTAAGTACCCGTTCGGTAGGGGCAATATTTAACATTGGGGCATTAATTCTGATTTTAAATGCCACTAAACTAAACTTCTTCAAAATAATCACCGCAATCATTCTATTTCTCGGTATTATCGCCCTATTTGCCAGCACCGAAGCTGGACAAGCTAGATTTGCTGAATTACTGCAAACACCACTTCTAAATCCCGATTTAGATGTGTCACGCACAATAATTCTTGCCTCTGGAGATGGCAACAGTTTTAACTGGAGAGTTGCCCACTGGTATTACCTGTTGCAATCATGGACGCAATACCCAATTTTAGGTTACGGCATGGGAACAGGACAATTCTTAAGTCCCTTGCAAACAGAACATGGTGGGTTCACTCCCCATAATGATTACATTCGATTTTTAGTTGAGCAAGGGGTTGTGGGTTTAGGATTATTTTTAGCATTTATTGCTGCCCAATTTGTTTATTTAGTCAAGCGATTACAATGTTCTTTACCTGGTAGTTCACAACATTTATTGAATCTAGTTTTACTATCGTTTTTGCTAGCTAATCTTGTAAATATGCTTTCCAATAATGTGATGGATATCGGCGATTTTTGGTTTTATTGGTGGGCAGTATTTGCAGTTGCCGGATGGGAAAGTGAAAAATTTAATTAG
- a CDS encoding glycosyltransferase family 4 protein, producing MKIAVIGAKGLPPKQGGIEHYCAEVYPRMVSQGHSVDLFARASYTKNHLGDSYNYQGVKVIPLPGLAMRGVDAFITSALATVLSIIQNERGKYDIIHFHALGPSLFTCIPNLAASAKVVVTCQGLDWQRAKWGSLSSELIHLGERTAVRFADKIIVVSDALQDYFAQTYGRETVYIPNAPASYSNSDPNFGYGKLLGLQSGKYVLFLGRMVPEKRPDLLVDAFSQLESTGWKLVLAGGVSDTKSFTSRLLEKIAKNPNIVFAGELQDERLAEIMRGAGLFALPSDLEGLPLAMLEAMREGIPVLASDIPPHHQLVGDDRGVLFTAGNLESCRQNLEWAIENPRILAEMANKAEKHIQFTYSWDSITLKTLELYEGLLASPQTEKKGVVV from the coding sequence ATGAAAATAGCTGTTATTGGTGCAAAAGGTTTACCTCCTAAACAAGGAGGCATTGAGCATTACTGCGCCGAAGTTTACCCACGAATGGTTTCTCAAGGACATAGTGTTGACTTATTTGCCCGTGCTTCCTACACAAAGAATCACTTGGGTGATAGTTATAATTACCAGGGTGTAAAAGTTATTCCTTTGCCGGGTTTAGCTATGCGGGGTGTAGATGCGTTCATCACTTCTGCTTTGGCGACGGTATTGAGTATCATTCAGAATGAACGAGGGAAATATGACATTATCCACTTTCATGCCCTTGGTCCTTCACTATTCACCTGTATACCAAATTTGGCTGCCTCCGCTAAGGTGGTTGTCACCTGCCAGGGGTTAGACTGGCAAAGGGCAAAATGGGGCAGTCTTTCCAGTGAATTGATTCATTTAGGAGAAAGAACAGCCGTGCGTTTTGCCGACAAAATCATTGTGGTTTCAGATGCACTACAAGACTACTTTGCCCAAACCTATGGACGTGAAACCGTTTATATTCCCAATGCCCCAGCTAGTTATAGTAATTCTGACCCCAATTTTGGCTACGGTAAATTATTAGGCTTGCAATCAGGAAAATATGTACTCTTCCTGGGACGGATGGTTCCCGAAAAACGTCCAGATTTACTGGTAGATGCATTTTCTCAACTGGAATCTACTGGTTGGAAATTGGTATTAGCAGGAGGTGTCAGTGATACCAAATCATTCACCTCACGTCTGTTGGAAAAAATCGCCAAAAACCCGAATATCGTTTTCGCTGGAGAATTACAAGACGAAAGACTAGCAGAAATCATGCGGGGTGCTGGTTTATTTGCTTTACCTTCAGATTTAGAAGGACTTCCTTTAGCCATGTTAGAGGCAATGCGGGAAGGAATACCCGTATTAGCTAGTGATATTCCTCCCCACCATCAATTAGTTGGTGATGATAGGGGGGTGTTGTTTACCGCAGGTAATTTAGAATCCTGTAGGCAAAATTTGGAATGGGCAATTGAGAATCCTCGAATTTTGGCAGAAATGGCGAATAAAGCCGAAAAACATATCCAATTTACTTACAGTTGGGACTCTATTACTTTGAAAACATTAGAACTGTATGAGGGTTTGTTAGCTTCCCCACAGACTGAAAAAAAAGGTGTAGTTGTGTGA